Proteins encoded together in one Hevea brasiliensis isolate MT/VB/25A 57/8 chromosome 16, ASM3005281v1, whole genome shotgun sequence window:
- the LOC110665374 gene encoding sterol 3-beta-glucosyltransferase UGT80B1 isoform X5, with product MRGLVEEIIAQKKLIIELVKIQNDGTVEVDRDKTAPVASEFLELHSSVEGGASFYLDDSVPESSNKLIPRLKIAILVVGTRGDVQPFLAMAKRLQEFGHHVRLATHANFRSFVRSAGVEFYPLGGDPRVLAGYLSRNKGLIPSAPGEIALLRKQLKAIIESLLPACTEADMETGVLFRAQAIIANPPAYGHVHVAEALGVPIHIFFTMPWTPTYEFPHPLARIPQSAGYWLSYIVVDLLIWWGIRGYINDFRKGKLKLPPIAYFNMYHGSLSDLPTGYLWSPHLVSKPRDWGPLVDVVGYCFLNLGSKYEPKEEFKEWIQKGTKPIYIGFGSTPLEDPKKTTDIIMEALKDTGQRGIIYRGWGDLGNLTEVPDTVFLLEDCPHDWLFPQCAALVHHGGAGTTAAGLKLGCPTTIVPSCGDQFFWGDKVHKQGLGPSPIPIAQLSVENLSNAIRFMLRPETSPHSYVELTAAVNKYKGIYDSTFANRLEETYLFQQLCFIVLKSEYQKAKVGLKEAHFQERVKSRAMELAKLIENEDGVAAAVDAFHRHLPSELPKPTASLDVDERPDPLQWFSIQLQNWCCLPLLFLLGFCRYVSLFFNF from the exons ATGAGAGGCTTGGTTGAGGAAATCATAGCACAA AAAAAACTTATTATTGAGCTAGTCAAGATCCAAAATGATGGAACAGTGGAAGTTGATCGTGACAAAACTGCTCCTGTTGCTTCTGAATTTTTAGAGCTTCACTCATCAGTTGAAGGGGGGGCATCTTTCTATCTTGATGATAGTGTTCCTGAATCTTCCAATAAATTAATTCCAAGGTTGAAAATTGCAATTCTTGTGGTTGGGACAAGAGGAGATGTGCAGCCATTTCTAGCTATGGCTAAGAGACTTCAG GAATTTGGTCATCATGTTAGGCTGGCAACTCATGCTAACTTCAGAAGTTTTGTAAGGTCAGCTGGTGTAGAATTTTATCCCTTAGGTGGTGATCCTCGGGTTTTGGCAGGAT ATCTGTCCAGAAATAAAGGTCTCATCCCATCTGCACCAGGAGAAATCGCCTTACTAAGGAAGCAGCTGAAAGCCATTATTGAGTCTCTTCTTCCCGCATGCACGGAGGCAGATATGGAAACTGGTGTGCTTTTTAGAGCCCAAGCAATTATTGCAAACCCACCGGCTTATG GACATGTACACGTTGCTGAAGCTCTTGGTGTACCAATTCACATTTTCTTCACAATGCCCTGGAC GCCAACATATGAATTTCCTCACCCTTTAGCACGTATTCCTCAAAGTGCTGGTTATTGG CTTTCATACATAGTTGTGGATTTACTCATATGGTGGGGAATAAGAGGATATATAAATGACTTTAGGAAAGGAAAGTTGAAGCTTCCCCCAATTGCATACTTCAATATGTACCATGGATCATTATCTGATTTACCAACAGGTTATTTGTGGAGTCCTCATCTTGTGTCAAAGCCAAGAG ATTGGGGTCCTTTAGTTGATGTTGTCGGTTATTGTTTCTTAAACCTTGGGTCAAAATATGAGCCTAAAGAAGAATTCAAAGAATGGATTCAGAAAGGAACAAAACCCATATATATTGGGTTTGGAAGCACG CCTCTTGAAGATCCCAAGAAAACTACAGACATAATAATGGAAGCATTGAAGGATACTGGGCAAAGGGGAATAATTTACCGTGGTTGGGGAGATCTAGGGAATC TTACCGAAGTTCCTGATACTGTCTTCCTTTTGGAGGATTGCCCCCATGATTGGTTGTTTCCTCAATGTGCTGCTTTG GTTCATCATGGTGGTGCTGGAACCACAGCTGCAGGACTAAAACTGGGG TGCCCAACAACCATAGTGCCATCCTGTGGAGATCAGTTTTTCTGGGGTGATAAAGTACATAAACAAGGGCTGGGACCCTCACCAATACCAATAGCTCAGCTCAGTGTTGAGAACCTTTCAAATGCAATAAGGTTCATGCTCCGGCCAGAG ACTTCTCCACATTCTTATGTGGAGTTAACTGCAGCTGTAAACAAATACAAGGGCATTTATGATAGCACTTTTGCCAACAGGTTGGAAGAAACATACTTATTCCAGCAGCTGTGTTTCATTGTCTTGAAGTCTGAGTACCAAAAAGCCAAAGTGGGCCTAAAGGAAGCACATTTTCAAGAAAGA GTGAAATCTCGGGCAATGGAATTAGCGAAGTTGATAGAGAATGAAGATGGTGTTGCAGCTGCAGTTGATGCATTTCACCGGCATTTACCTTCTGAACTACCCAAGCCTACTGCTTCTTTGGATGTAGACGAACGTCCAGACCCTCTACAGTGGTTCTCTATTCAACTTCAAAATTGGTGTTGCCTTCCTTTGCTGTTTCTTTTAGGGTTCTGTAGATATGTttcccttttttttaatttttaa
- the LOC110665374 gene encoding sterol 3-beta-glucosyltransferase UGT80B1 isoform X1, translating to MMKWGSNGFDHPMTNSEEVVYRSSRELNKSILQTVSVASSVTVEYVSSDEQFEAGPLQETQKQEINSEKKRAVDLQETQKQETNPGQHPSAQEIFESKELNATSFPRRGLDHCTTASVGTHRYPLIDDHDNITFYRSMTEKRTTRHELKLDKLSECEKKKLIIELVKIQNDGTVEVDRDKTAPVASEFLELHSSVEGGASFYLDDSVPESSNKLIPRLKIAILVVGTRGDVQPFLAMAKRLQEFGHHVRLATHANFRSFVRSAGVEFYPLGGDPRVLAGYLSRNKGLIPSAPGEIALLRKQLKAIIESLLPACTEADMETGVLFRAQAIIANPPAYGHVHVAEALGVPIHIFFTMPWTPTYEFPHPLARIPQSAGYWLSYIVVDLLIWWGIRGYINDFRKGKLKLPPIAYFNMYHGSLSDLPTGYLWSPHLVSKPRDWGPLVDVVGYCFLNLGSKYEPKEEFKEWIQKGTKPIYIGFGSTPLEDPKKTTDIIMEALKDTGQRGIIYRGWGDLGNLTEVPDTVFLLEDCPHDWLFPQCAALVHHGGAGTTAAGLKLGCPTTIVPSCGDQFFWGDKVHKQGLGPSPIPIAQLSVENLSNAIRFMLRPETSPHSYVELTAAVNKYKGIYDSTFANRLEETYLFQQLCFIVLKSEYQKAKVGLKEAHFQERVKSRAMELAKLIENEDGVAAAVDAFHRHLPSELPKPTASLDVDERPDPLQWFSIQLQNWCCLPLLFLLGFCRYVSLFFNF from the exons ATGATGAAATGGGGGAGTAACGGTTTTGATCATCCAATGACGAATTCAGAAGAGGTAGTGTATAGAAGCAGCCGGGAGCTGAATAAGAGCATTTTGCAGACTGTTAGTGTTGCCAGTTCAGTAACGGTAGAGTATGTGTCTTCAGATGAACAATTTGAAGCAGGTCCTCTTCAAGAAACACAAAAGCAGGAGATAAATTCAGAAAAAAAGAGAGCAGTTGATCTTCAGGAAACACAAAAACAAGAGACAAATCCAGGGCAGCATCCATCAGCTCAAGAGATTTTTGAATCAAAAGAGTTGAATGCTACCTCTTTCCCTCGACGAG GCTTGGATCACTGCACGACTGCCTCTGTTGGCACTCATAGATATCCCCTAATTGATGACCATGATAATATTACATTCTATAGATCCATGACTGAGAAGAGGACTACAAGGCATGAGCTAAAATTGGATAAACTATCTGAATGTGAAAAG AAAAAACTTATTATTGAGCTAGTCAAGATCCAAAATGATGGAACAGTGGAAGTTGATCGTGACAAAACTGCTCCTGTTGCTTCTGAATTTTTAGAGCTTCACTCATCAGTTGAAGGGGGGGCATCTTTCTATCTTGATGATAGTGTTCCTGAATCTTCCAATAAATTAATTCCAAGGTTGAAAATTGCAATTCTTGTGGTTGGGACAAGAGGAGATGTGCAGCCATTTCTAGCTATGGCTAAGAGACTTCAG GAATTTGGTCATCATGTTAGGCTGGCAACTCATGCTAACTTCAGAAGTTTTGTAAGGTCAGCTGGTGTAGAATTTTATCCCTTAGGTGGTGATCCTCGGGTTTTGGCAGGAT ATCTGTCCAGAAATAAAGGTCTCATCCCATCTGCACCAGGAGAAATCGCCTTACTAAGGAAGCAGCTGAAAGCCATTATTGAGTCTCTTCTTCCCGCATGCACGGAGGCAGATATGGAAACTGGTGTGCTTTTTAGAGCCCAAGCAATTATTGCAAACCCACCGGCTTATG GACATGTACACGTTGCTGAAGCTCTTGGTGTACCAATTCACATTTTCTTCACAATGCCCTGGAC GCCAACATATGAATTTCCTCACCCTTTAGCACGTATTCCTCAAAGTGCTGGTTATTGG CTTTCATACATAGTTGTGGATTTACTCATATGGTGGGGAATAAGAGGATATATAAATGACTTTAGGAAAGGAAAGTTGAAGCTTCCCCCAATTGCATACTTCAATATGTACCATGGATCATTATCTGATTTACCAACAGGTTATTTGTGGAGTCCTCATCTTGTGTCAAAGCCAAGAG ATTGGGGTCCTTTAGTTGATGTTGTCGGTTATTGTTTCTTAAACCTTGGGTCAAAATATGAGCCTAAAGAAGAATTCAAAGAATGGATTCAGAAAGGAACAAAACCCATATATATTGGGTTTGGAAGCACG CCTCTTGAAGATCCCAAGAAAACTACAGACATAATAATGGAAGCATTGAAGGATACTGGGCAAAGGGGAATAATTTACCGTGGTTGGGGAGATCTAGGGAATC TTACCGAAGTTCCTGATACTGTCTTCCTTTTGGAGGATTGCCCCCATGATTGGTTGTTTCCTCAATGTGCTGCTTTG GTTCATCATGGTGGTGCTGGAACCACAGCTGCAGGACTAAAACTGGGG TGCCCAACAACCATAGTGCCATCCTGTGGAGATCAGTTTTTCTGGGGTGATAAAGTACATAAACAAGGGCTGGGACCCTCACCAATACCAATAGCTCAGCTCAGTGTTGAGAACCTTTCAAATGCAATAAGGTTCATGCTCCGGCCAGAG ACTTCTCCACATTCTTATGTGGAGTTAACTGCAGCTGTAAACAAATACAAGGGCATTTATGATAGCACTTTTGCCAACAGGTTGGAAGAAACATACTTATTCCAGCAGCTGTGTTTCATTGTCTTGAAGTCTGAGTACCAAAAAGCCAAAGTGGGCCTAAAGGAAGCACATTTTCAAGAAAGA GTGAAATCTCGGGCAATGGAATTAGCGAAGTTGATAGAGAATGAAGATGGTGTTGCAGCTGCAGTTGATGCATTTCACCGGCATTTACCTTCTGAACTACCCAAGCCTACTGCTTCTTTGGATGTAGACGAACGTCCAGACCCTCTACAGTGGTTCTCTATTCAACTTCAAAATTGGTGTTGCCTTCCTTTGCTGTTTCTTTTAGGGTTCTGTAGATATGTttcccttttttttaatttttaa
- the LOC110665374 gene encoding sterol 3-beta-glucosyltransferase UGT80B1 isoform X2: MMKWGSNGFDHPMTNSEEVVYRSSRELNKSILQTVSVASSVTVEYVSSDEQFEAGPLQETQKQEINSEKKRAVDLQETQKQETNPGQHPSAQEIFESKELNATSFPRRGLDHCTTASVGTHRYPLIDDHDNITFYRSMTEKRTTRHELKLDKLSECEKKKLIIELVKIQNDGTVEVDRDKTAPVASEFLELHSSVEGGASFYLDDSVPESSNKLIPRLKIAILVVGTRGDVQPFLAMAKRLQEFGHHVRLATHANFRSFVRSAGVEFYPLGGDPRVLAGYLSRNKGLIPSAPGEIALLRKQLKAIIESLLPACTEADMETGVLFRAQAIIANPPAYGHVHVAEALGVPIHIFFTMPWTPTYEFPHPLARIPQSAGYWLSYIVVDLLIWWGIRGYINDFRKGKLKLPPIAYFNMYHGSLSDLPTDWGPLVDVVGYCFLNLGSKYEPKEEFKEWIQKGTKPIYIGFGSTPLEDPKKTTDIIMEALKDTGQRGIIYRGWGDLGNLTEVPDTVFLLEDCPHDWLFPQCAALVHHGGAGTTAAGLKLGCPTTIVPSCGDQFFWGDKVHKQGLGPSPIPIAQLSVENLSNAIRFMLRPETSPHSYVELTAAVNKYKGIYDSTFANRLEETYLFQQLCFIVLKSEYQKAKVGLKEAHFQERVKSRAMELAKLIENEDGVAAAVDAFHRHLPSELPKPTASLDVDERPDPLQWFSIQLQNWCCLPLLFLLGFCRYVSLFFNF, translated from the exons ATGATGAAATGGGGGAGTAACGGTTTTGATCATCCAATGACGAATTCAGAAGAGGTAGTGTATAGAAGCAGCCGGGAGCTGAATAAGAGCATTTTGCAGACTGTTAGTGTTGCCAGTTCAGTAACGGTAGAGTATGTGTCTTCAGATGAACAATTTGAAGCAGGTCCTCTTCAAGAAACACAAAAGCAGGAGATAAATTCAGAAAAAAAGAGAGCAGTTGATCTTCAGGAAACACAAAAACAAGAGACAAATCCAGGGCAGCATCCATCAGCTCAAGAGATTTTTGAATCAAAAGAGTTGAATGCTACCTCTTTCCCTCGACGAG GCTTGGATCACTGCACGACTGCCTCTGTTGGCACTCATAGATATCCCCTAATTGATGACCATGATAATATTACATTCTATAGATCCATGACTGAGAAGAGGACTACAAGGCATGAGCTAAAATTGGATAAACTATCTGAATGTGAAAAG AAAAAACTTATTATTGAGCTAGTCAAGATCCAAAATGATGGAACAGTGGAAGTTGATCGTGACAAAACTGCTCCTGTTGCTTCTGAATTTTTAGAGCTTCACTCATCAGTTGAAGGGGGGGCATCTTTCTATCTTGATGATAGTGTTCCTGAATCTTCCAATAAATTAATTCCAAGGTTGAAAATTGCAATTCTTGTGGTTGGGACAAGAGGAGATGTGCAGCCATTTCTAGCTATGGCTAAGAGACTTCAG GAATTTGGTCATCATGTTAGGCTGGCAACTCATGCTAACTTCAGAAGTTTTGTAAGGTCAGCTGGTGTAGAATTTTATCCCTTAGGTGGTGATCCTCGGGTTTTGGCAGGAT ATCTGTCCAGAAATAAAGGTCTCATCCCATCTGCACCAGGAGAAATCGCCTTACTAAGGAAGCAGCTGAAAGCCATTATTGAGTCTCTTCTTCCCGCATGCACGGAGGCAGATATGGAAACTGGTGTGCTTTTTAGAGCCCAAGCAATTATTGCAAACCCACCGGCTTATG GACATGTACACGTTGCTGAAGCTCTTGGTGTACCAATTCACATTTTCTTCACAATGCCCTGGAC GCCAACATATGAATTTCCTCACCCTTTAGCACGTATTCCTCAAAGTGCTGGTTATTGG CTTTCATACATAGTTGTGGATTTACTCATATGGTGGGGAATAAGAGGATATATAAATGACTTTAGGAAAGGAAAGTTGAAGCTTCCCCCAATTGCATACTTCAATATGTACCATGGATCATTATCTGATTTACCAACAG ATTGGGGTCCTTTAGTTGATGTTGTCGGTTATTGTTTCTTAAACCTTGGGTCAAAATATGAGCCTAAAGAAGAATTCAAAGAATGGATTCAGAAAGGAACAAAACCCATATATATTGGGTTTGGAAGCACG CCTCTTGAAGATCCCAAGAAAACTACAGACATAATAATGGAAGCATTGAAGGATACTGGGCAAAGGGGAATAATTTACCGTGGTTGGGGAGATCTAGGGAATC TTACCGAAGTTCCTGATACTGTCTTCCTTTTGGAGGATTGCCCCCATGATTGGTTGTTTCCTCAATGTGCTGCTTTG GTTCATCATGGTGGTGCTGGAACCACAGCTGCAGGACTAAAACTGGGG TGCCCAACAACCATAGTGCCATCCTGTGGAGATCAGTTTTTCTGGGGTGATAAAGTACATAAACAAGGGCTGGGACCCTCACCAATACCAATAGCTCAGCTCAGTGTTGAGAACCTTTCAAATGCAATAAGGTTCATGCTCCGGCCAGAG ACTTCTCCACATTCTTATGTGGAGTTAACTGCAGCTGTAAACAAATACAAGGGCATTTATGATAGCACTTTTGCCAACAGGTTGGAAGAAACATACTTATTCCAGCAGCTGTGTTTCATTGTCTTGAAGTCTGAGTACCAAAAAGCCAAAGTGGGCCTAAAGGAAGCACATTTTCAAGAAAGA GTGAAATCTCGGGCAATGGAATTAGCGAAGTTGATAGAGAATGAAGATGGTGTTGCAGCTGCAGTTGATGCATTTCACCGGCATTTACCTTCTGAACTACCCAAGCCTACTGCTTCTTTGGATGTAGACGAACGTCCAGACCCTCTACAGTGGTTCTCTATTCAACTTCAAAATTGGTGTTGCCTTCCTTTGCTGTTTCTTTTAGGGTTCTGTAGATATGTttcccttttttttaatttttaa
- the LOC110665374 gene encoding sterol 3-beta-glucosyltransferase UGT80B1 isoform X3 has translation MMKWGSNGFDHPMTNSEEVVYRSSRELNKSILQTVSVASSVTVEYVSSDEQFEAGPLQETQKQEINSEKKRAVDLQETQKQETNPGQHPSAQEIFESKELNATSFPRRGLDHCTTASVGTHRYPLIDDHDNITFYRSMTEKRTTRHELKLDKLSECEKKKLIIELVKIQNDGTVEVDRDKTAPVASEFLELHSSVEGGASFYLDDSVPESSNKLIPRLKIAILVVGTRGDVQPFLAMAKRLQEFGHHVRLATHANFRSFVRSAGVEFYPLGGDPRVLAGYLSRNKGLIPSAPGEIALLRKQLKAIIESLLPACTEADMETGVLFRAQAIIANPPAYGHVHVAEALGVPIHIFFTMPWTPTYEFPHPLARIPQSAGYWLSYIVVDLLIWWGIRGYINDFRKGKLKLPPIAYFNMYHGSLSDLPTGYLWSPHLVSKPRDWGPLVDVVGYCFLNLGSKYEPKEEFKEWIQKGTKPIYIGFGSTPLEDPKKTTDIIMEALKDTGQRGIIYRGWGDLGNLTEVPDTVFLLEDCPHDWLFPQCAALVHHGGAGTTAAGLKLGCPTTIVPSCGDQFFWGDKVHKQGLGPSPIPIAQLSVENLSNAIRFMLRPEVKSRAMELAKLIENEDGVAAAVDAFHRHLPSELPKPTASLDVDERPDPLQWFSIQLQNWCCLPLLFLLGFCRYVSLFFNF, from the exons ATGATGAAATGGGGGAGTAACGGTTTTGATCATCCAATGACGAATTCAGAAGAGGTAGTGTATAGAAGCAGCCGGGAGCTGAATAAGAGCATTTTGCAGACTGTTAGTGTTGCCAGTTCAGTAACGGTAGAGTATGTGTCTTCAGATGAACAATTTGAAGCAGGTCCTCTTCAAGAAACACAAAAGCAGGAGATAAATTCAGAAAAAAAGAGAGCAGTTGATCTTCAGGAAACACAAAAACAAGAGACAAATCCAGGGCAGCATCCATCAGCTCAAGAGATTTTTGAATCAAAAGAGTTGAATGCTACCTCTTTCCCTCGACGAG GCTTGGATCACTGCACGACTGCCTCTGTTGGCACTCATAGATATCCCCTAATTGATGACCATGATAATATTACATTCTATAGATCCATGACTGAGAAGAGGACTACAAGGCATGAGCTAAAATTGGATAAACTATCTGAATGTGAAAAG AAAAAACTTATTATTGAGCTAGTCAAGATCCAAAATGATGGAACAGTGGAAGTTGATCGTGACAAAACTGCTCCTGTTGCTTCTGAATTTTTAGAGCTTCACTCATCAGTTGAAGGGGGGGCATCTTTCTATCTTGATGATAGTGTTCCTGAATCTTCCAATAAATTAATTCCAAGGTTGAAAATTGCAATTCTTGTGGTTGGGACAAGAGGAGATGTGCAGCCATTTCTAGCTATGGCTAAGAGACTTCAG GAATTTGGTCATCATGTTAGGCTGGCAACTCATGCTAACTTCAGAAGTTTTGTAAGGTCAGCTGGTGTAGAATTTTATCCCTTAGGTGGTGATCCTCGGGTTTTGGCAGGAT ATCTGTCCAGAAATAAAGGTCTCATCCCATCTGCACCAGGAGAAATCGCCTTACTAAGGAAGCAGCTGAAAGCCATTATTGAGTCTCTTCTTCCCGCATGCACGGAGGCAGATATGGAAACTGGTGTGCTTTTTAGAGCCCAAGCAATTATTGCAAACCCACCGGCTTATG GACATGTACACGTTGCTGAAGCTCTTGGTGTACCAATTCACATTTTCTTCACAATGCCCTGGAC GCCAACATATGAATTTCCTCACCCTTTAGCACGTATTCCTCAAAGTGCTGGTTATTGG CTTTCATACATAGTTGTGGATTTACTCATATGGTGGGGAATAAGAGGATATATAAATGACTTTAGGAAAGGAAAGTTGAAGCTTCCCCCAATTGCATACTTCAATATGTACCATGGATCATTATCTGATTTACCAACAGGTTATTTGTGGAGTCCTCATCTTGTGTCAAAGCCAAGAG ATTGGGGTCCTTTAGTTGATGTTGTCGGTTATTGTTTCTTAAACCTTGGGTCAAAATATGAGCCTAAAGAAGAATTCAAAGAATGGATTCAGAAAGGAACAAAACCCATATATATTGGGTTTGGAAGCACG CCTCTTGAAGATCCCAAGAAAACTACAGACATAATAATGGAAGCATTGAAGGATACTGGGCAAAGGGGAATAATTTACCGTGGTTGGGGAGATCTAGGGAATC TTACCGAAGTTCCTGATACTGTCTTCCTTTTGGAGGATTGCCCCCATGATTGGTTGTTTCCTCAATGTGCTGCTTTG GTTCATCATGGTGGTGCTGGAACCACAGCTGCAGGACTAAAACTGGGG TGCCCAACAACCATAGTGCCATCCTGTGGAGATCAGTTTTTCTGGGGTGATAAAGTACATAAACAAGGGCTGGGACCCTCACCAATACCAATAGCTCAGCTCAGTGTTGAGAACCTTTCAAATGCAATAAGGTTCATGCTCCGGCCAGAG GTGAAATCTCGGGCAATGGAATTAGCGAAGTTGATAGAGAATGAAGATGGTGTTGCAGCTGCAGTTGATGCATTTCACCGGCATTTACCTTCTGAACTACCCAAGCCTACTGCTTCTTTGGATGTAGACGAACGTCCAGACCCTCTACAGTGGTTCTCTATTCAACTTCAAAATTGGTGTTGCCTTCCTTTGCTGTTTCTTTTAGGGTTCTGTAGATATGTttcccttttttttaatttttaa
- the LOC110665374 gene encoding sterol 3-beta-glucosyltransferase UGT80B1 isoform X4, translating to MMKWGSNGFDHPMTNSEEVVYRSSRELNKSILQTVSVASSVTVEYVSSDEQFEAGPLQETQKQEINSEKKRAVDLQETQKQETNPGQHPSAQEIFESKELNATSFPRRGLDHCTTASVGTHRYPLIDDHDNITFYRSMTEKRTTRHELKLDKLSECEKKKLIIELVKIQNDGTVEVDRDKTAPVASEFLELHSSVEGGASFYLDDSVPESSNKLIPRLKIAILVVGTRGDVQPFLAMAKRLQEFGHHVRLATHANFRSFVRSAGVEFYPLGGDPRVLAGYLSRNKGLIPSAPGEIALLRKQLKAIIESLLPACTEADMETGVLFRAQAIIANPPAYGHVHVAEALGVPIHIFFTMPWTPTYEFPHPLARIPQSAGYWLSYIVVDLLIWWGIRGYINDFRKGKLKLPPIAYFNMYHGSLSDLPTGYLWSPHLVSKPRDWGPLVDVVGYCFLNLGSKYEPKEEFKEWIQKGTKPIYIGFGSTPLEDPKKTTDIIMEALKDTGQRGIIYRGWGDLGNLTEVPDTVFLLEDCPHDWLFPQCAALVHHGGAGTTAAGLKLGCPTTIVPSCGDQFFWGDKVHKQGLGPSPIPIAQLSVENLSNAIRFMLRPETSPHSYVELTAAVNKYKGIYDSTFANR from the exons ATGATGAAATGGGGGAGTAACGGTTTTGATCATCCAATGACGAATTCAGAAGAGGTAGTGTATAGAAGCAGCCGGGAGCTGAATAAGAGCATTTTGCAGACTGTTAGTGTTGCCAGTTCAGTAACGGTAGAGTATGTGTCTTCAGATGAACAATTTGAAGCAGGTCCTCTTCAAGAAACACAAAAGCAGGAGATAAATTCAGAAAAAAAGAGAGCAGTTGATCTTCAGGAAACACAAAAACAAGAGACAAATCCAGGGCAGCATCCATCAGCTCAAGAGATTTTTGAATCAAAAGAGTTGAATGCTACCTCTTTCCCTCGACGAG GCTTGGATCACTGCACGACTGCCTCTGTTGGCACTCATAGATATCCCCTAATTGATGACCATGATAATATTACATTCTATAGATCCATGACTGAGAAGAGGACTACAAGGCATGAGCTAAAATTGGATAAACTATCTGAATGTGAAAAG AAAAAACTTATTATTGAGCTAGTCAAGATCCAAAATGATGGAACAGTGGAAGTTGATCGTGACAAAACTGCTCCTGTTGCTTCTGAATTTTTAGAGCTTCACTCATCAGTTGAAGGGGGGGCATCTTTCTATCTTGATGATAGTGTTCCTGAATCTTCCAATAAATTAATTCCAAGGTTGAAAATTGCAATTCTTGTGGTTGGGACAAGAGGAGATGTGCAGCCATTTCTAGCTATGGCTAAGAGACTTCAG GAATTTGGTCATCATGTTAGGCTGGCAACTCATGCTAACTTCAGAAGTTTTGTAAGGTCAGCTGGTGTAGAATTTTATCCCTTAGGTGGTGATCCTCGGGTTTTGGCAGGAT ATCTGTCCAGAAATAAAGGTCTCATCCCATCTGCACCAGGAGAAATCGCCTTACTAAGGAAGCAGCTGAAAGCCATTATTGAGTCTCTTCTTCCCGCATGCACGGAGGCAGATATGGAAACTGGTGTGCTTTTTAGAGCCCAAGCAATTATTGCAAACCCACCGGCTTATG GACATGTACACGTTGCTGAAGCTCTTGGTGTACCAATTCACATTTTCTTCACAATGCCCTGGAC GCCAACATATGAATTTCCTCACCCTTTAGCACGTATTCCTCAAAGTGCTGGTTATTGG CTTTCATACATAGTTGTGGATTTACTCATATGGTGGGGAATAAGAGGATATATAAATGACTTTAGGAAAGGAAAGTTGAAGCTTCCCCCAATTGCATACTTCAATATGTACCATGGATCATTATCTGATTTACCAACAGGTTATTTGTGGAGTCCTCATCTTGTGTCAAAGCCAAGAG ATTGGGGTCCTTTAGTTGATGTTGTCGGTTATTGTTTCTTAAACCTTGGGTCAAAATATGAGCCTAAAGAAGAATTCAAAGAATGGATTCAGAAAGGAACAAAACCCATATATATTGGGTTTGGAAGCACG CCTCTTGAAGATCCCAAGAAAACTACAGACATAATAATGGAAGCATTGAAGGATACTGGGCAAAGGGGAATAATTTACCGTGGTTGGGGAGATCTAGGGAATC TTACCGAAGTTCCTGATACTGTCTTCCTTTTGGAGGATTGCCCCCATGATTGGTTGTTTCCTCAATGTGCTGCTTTG GTTCATCATGGTGGTGCTGGAACCACAGCTGCAGGACTAAAACTGGGG TGCCCAACAACCATAGTGCCATCCTGTGGAGATCAGTTTTTCTGGGGTGATAAAGTACATAAACAAGGGCTGGGACCCTCACCAATACCAATAGCTCAGCTCAGTGTTGAGAACCTTTCAAATGCAATAAGGTTCATGCTCCGGCCAGAG ACTTCTCCACATTCTTATGTGGAGTTAACTGCAGCTGTAAACAAATACAAGGGCATTTATGATAGCACTTTTGCCAACAG GTGA